A region of the Jatrophihabitans sp. genome:
GCCAGCAGGTGAGTCTTGCCCACCCCGAACCCGCCGTCGAGGTAGATGCCAGCCGGACGGTCCGGGGCGCCGCGGTGGGAGGCGCGGCCCCGACGCCACCACGCGCGCCCCGCCGAGCCCGAGCCTTCCGCCGCTGCCGACAGCAGGCCGGCGAAGTCGCGCACCGCCGCGCAGGCCAGCGCCTGGCTCGGCTCACCCGGGTCGGGCCGGTAGCTGTCGAAGCTGACGGCAGCGAACAGCGGCGGCGGCGTCAGCTCGGCGATCAGCGACTCGACCGGCGCCTGCGGCTGGCGGTCCACGAGGCGAACAGGCACGGCTGCCCAGCCTAGCGGCGGCTGCGGCCCGCTTCTCGGTAGCTGCCGCCTGGGTGTCCGCCGGCGGCGTGGCCGGCTCAGCCCGAGCCTGGATCGTGCCCGGCGCGAGCTGTGCTGAGATAGCAGCCATGCGCGTTCTGCTACCGGCCGGCTCACCGCCAGAGGCATCAGCCACCGATGATCCTGTCGACCTGCACGCCCACTACGCCGAAGGGTGGCTGCCCGACGGTGGCGTCCGGGTCAACTTCGTGTGCAGCGCCGACGGCGCCGCCACGGCGGCCGGGCTGTCTCGCGGTCTGCAGACCCCCGGCGACAACGCGGTCTTCGCGGCGCTGCGCGACCTGGCCGACGTGATCCTGGTGGGCGCGGCGACCGCTGCCGCCGAGCGTTACCGCCCGGCCAACCCCTCGGCGCGGCGACGCGCTATCCGTGCCGAGCTGGGGCTGGCCGAGGTGCCGGCCATCGCGGTGATGTCCTCCAGCCTGCAGCTGGACCTGTCGGCGGAGCTGTTCTCGGCGCCTTCTCAGGCGCCGACCCTGGTGGTCACCGGGTCGGCGGCGCCGATCGGCGCGCGCAACGACATCATCGACCTGGCCGGCACCGAGGCCAAGCTGCAATTGGTGCAGGCGCCCTCGGCCGCCGACGGCGGGGTCGACTTCGCGGCCTCGGTCGCCGCGCTGCGTGAGCTCGGCTACCGACGAATCCTCTGCGAGGGCGGTCCCCGGCTGTTCGCGGCCGGGGTGGCCGGTGGCGCCGTCGACGAGCTGTGCCTGAGCATGTCGCCGATGCTCACCGGGCCCGGCGGCGCCCGGATCGTCGCCGGCGAGCCTTGGCCGGCCGAGCTGAGCCCCCGGCTGCAGTTGACCGGCCTGCTCACCGAGGACAGCGCGCTGTTCTGCCGCTACCTGCTCCGCCGCCCGGCAGCAGCCTGACCGGCGCGCGCCGGTCAGGCGGGGCTGTCATCGGGCTTGCGGGTTCAGGGCCACAATGAGCCGATGAAGCTGCCTGTGCTGCCTCCCGTGTCTCCGATGCTGGCCAAGTCGGTGACGGCGATCCCGCCCGGCGCCTCCTATGAGCCCAAGTGGGACGGCTTCCGCTCGATCATCTTCCGGGACGGCGCCGAGGTGGAGTTCGGCAGCCGCAACGAGCGTCCGATGACCCGGTACTTCCCCGAGCTGATCGAGGCGGTTCTCGCCCAGCTCCCCGAGCGCTGCGTGATCGACGGCGAGATCGTGGTCGCCACCGGCAACGGGCTGGACTTCGAGGCGCTGCAACAGCGCATCCATCCCGCCGAGTCGCGGGTGCGGCTGCTCAGCACCCAGACCCCCGCCTCGTTCATCGCCTTCGACCTGCTCGCGCTGGGCGACCAGGACTACACCGACCGGCCGTTCACCGAGCGGCGCGCGGCGCTGGAGGACGCGCTGGCCGGCGTCACCGCCCCGATCCACCTGACGCCGGTGACGACCGAGCTGGACGTGGCGCAGCGCTGGTTCAGCGAGTTCGAGGGCGCCGGCCTGGACGGCGTCATAGCCAAGCCGCTGACAGGCAGCTACGAGCCCGACAAGCGGGTGATGTTCAAGATCAAGCACCAGCGCACCGCCGATTGCGTGGTCGCCGGCTACCGGGTGCACAAGAGCGGCCCGGACGTGATCGGCTCCCTGATGCTCGGCCTCTACAACGACGACGGGGTGCTCAACTCGGTCGGGGTGATCGGGGCGTTCCCGATGGAACGGCGCCGCGAGCTGTTCTCCGAGCTGCAGCCGCTGGTGACCACCTTCGACCAGCACCCGTGGAACTGGGCGGCGCACGAGGCGGGCGAGCGGACGCCGCGCCGCAACGAGCAGTCGCGCTGGAACGCCGGCAAGGACCTGTCCTTCGTGCCGCTGCGCCCGGAACGGGTGGTCGAGGTGCGCTATGACCACATGGAGGGCGAGCGATTCCGGCACACCGCCCAGTTCAACCGCTGGCGGCCCGACCGCACCCCGACGTCCTGCACCTACGAGCAGCTCGAGCAGCCGGTGAACTTCCAGCTCAGCGACATCGTCCCCGGGTTGGGCGAGCCGCTCGGTTAGCCTCAAGGGGTGCCTACCCGCCTCGCCACCCGGCTGTCCGCGCTCGCCGTGGGAGTGGCCCTGCTGGCCGGCGCGGCCTGCAGCTCACCCAAGCGGCCCGCCGCACCTGCCACCAGCTCCAGCTCCGCGGCCAGCGCGTCGGCCTCGGCCAGCTCGTCAGCGAGCGAGCCGGCCGCCCGCATCGCCTTCTCCGACTGCAGCCAGCAGTTCCAGGCCGCGATCGGCTCGCCCAAGGCCAAGTCCATGCAGTTCGGCTGCGGCAAGCTCCCGGTTCCGCTGGACTACGACGAGCCCGACGGCGACACCGCCGACATCTTCGTGGTCCGGGTCCGCAGCAACCACCAGAGCCAGCGGATCGGCTCGCTGCTGGTGAACCCCGGCGGCCCGGGCGGCTCGGGAGTGAACCTGGCCGCCGGCCTGGTCGGCGCGCTGAGCGACACGGTGTTCGACCACTTCGACCTGGTGGGCTTCGATCCCCGCGGGGTCGGGCTGTCCGAGCCGGTGCAGTGCATCAGCGACCAGCAGAAGGACCGGCTGGCCGCGGCGAACCCGGACGTCCGGACCGCGGCCGGCCGGGCCCAGGCCCGGACCGCCTCCGACGCGGTCGTCAAGGCCTGCGTCGCCAAGTACGGATCCGCCCTGGGCCACTTCAACACCGAAGAGACCGCCCACGACATGGAGCTGATCCGGCAGGCGGTCGGCGACACCAAGCTGAACTACCTCGGCTTCTCCTACGGCACCCGGCTGGGGGCTGCCTACGCCCACCAGTTCCCCACCCGGATCCGGACGGCGGTGCTGGACGGGGCGGTGGACCCGGTCGCCGACGAGCTGACCGTGGACGAGCGGCAGGCCAAGGCCTTCGAGGACGCCTTCGACCAGTTCGCCGCCGACTGCGCAAAGCGGCCGGCCTGCGCGGCGCTGGGCAATCCCCGCTCGGCGGTGCTGTCGCTGATGGCCGCCGCCGACCGGGCGCCGATCCCGGCCGGCGACCGCAAG
Encoded here:
- a CDS encoding dihydrofolate reductase family protein, which translates into the protein MRVLLPAGSPPEASATDDPVDLHAHYAEGWLPDGGVRVNFVCSADGAATAAGLSRGLQTPGDNAVFAALRDLADVILVGAATAAAERYRPANPSARRRAIRAELGLAEVPAIAVMSSSLQLDLSAELFSAPSQAPTLVVTGSAAPIGARNDIIDLAGTEAKLQLVQAPSAADGGVDFAASVAALRELGYRRILCEGGPRLFAAGVAGGAVDELCLSMSPMLTGPGGARIVAGEPWPAELSPRLQLTGLLTEDSALFCRYLLRRPAAA
- a CDS encoding ATP-dependent DNA ligase → MKLPVLPPVSPMLAKSVTAIPPGASYEPKWDGFRSIIFRDGAEVEFGSRNERPMTRYFPELIEAVLAQLPERCVIDGEIVVATGNGLDFEALQQRIHPAESRVRLLSTQTPASFIAFDLLALGDQDYTDRPFTERRAALEDALAGVTAPIHLTPVTTELDVAQRWFSEFEGAGLDGVIAKPLTGSYEPDKRVMFKIKHQRTADCVVAGYRVHKSGPDVIGSLMLGLYNDDGVLNSVGVIGAFPMERRRELFSELQPLVTTFDQHPWNWAAHEAGERTPRRNEQSRWNAGKDLSFVPLRPERVVEVRYDHMEGERFRHTAQFNRWRPDRTPTSCTYEQLEQPVNFQLSDIVPGLGEPLG
- a CDS encoding alpha/beta hydrolase: MPTRLATRLSALAVGVALLAGAACSSPKRPAAPATSSSSAASASASASSSASEPAARIAFSDCSQQFQAAIGSPKAKSMQFGCGKLPVPLDYDEPDGDTADIFVVRVRSNHQSQRIGSLLVNPGGPGGSGVNLAAGLVGALSDTVFDHFDLVGFDPRGVGLSEPVQCISDQQKDRLAAANPDVRTAAGRAQARTASDAVVKACVAKYGSALGHFNTEETAHDMELIRQAVGDTKLNYLGFSYGTRLGAAYAHQFPTRIRTAVLDGAVDPVADELTVDERQAKAFEDAFDQFAADCAKRPACAALGNPRSAVLSLMAAADRAPIPAGDRKATGGIVLIGVASALYDQSQWEELGQALIAARDGNATKIMTLSDEYLERDPETGHYSNIMDANLAVNCNDSTLQITDQLVATMAARWIPKYPIFGRNAAASLYSCHSWPRSGHPLPPASAPGAPPILVIGTLHDPATPFAATGVLAKALGSGVVLTWNGEGHTAYPKTKCITSKVDSYLVTGK